The following coding sequences are from one Rutidosis leptorrhynchoides isolate AG116_Rl617_1_P2 chromosome 11, CSIRO_AGI_Rlap_v1, whole genome shotgun sequence window:
- the LOC139877191 gene encoding heat stress transcription factor A-7a-like codes for MNPFYSVVKEEYPSSDPGGGSGGGGGTGVVKQSTMVQVPQPREGLHDAGPPPFLTKLYDIVEDKTIDHVISWSRGGQSFVVLDPHAFSTNLLPRYFKHNNFSSFVRQLNTYGFRKIDPDVWEFANEAFVRGQKHILKNIKRRRSLSSQSFSQQTLASTSESGTFSFDDVGRLKHEKQVLMMELVKLKQQQQNTRAQLQAMELKLQGTEKKQQKMMNFLAKALQNPEFVQKLVLYGEKNQLQEAIMNQSGESSGSKVIKAEPEDYVDQPEPFQVSELEALALEIQGFGRFKRNQEEKRNDLDFDVGVKELDDEFWEELFSERCDEQSVDDVNFLAEKLDILGSNPK; via the exons ATGAATCCTTTTTACTCTGTTGTTAAGGAGGAATACCCATCAAGTGAtcctggtggtggtagtggtggtggtggtggtacagGGGTGGTCAAACAGTCAACGATGGTACAAGTACCACAGCCAAGGGAGGGTCTTCATGATGCTGGGCCCCCACCTTTTTTGACAAAGTTATATGATATTGTGGAAGACAAAACTATTGATCATGTTATTAGTTGGAGTAGAGGTGGTCAAAGTTTTGTTGTTTTGGATCCACATGCTTTTTCTACTAATCTCCTTCCAAGATACTTTAAGCACAATAATTTCTCTAGCTTTGTGAGACAGCTCAATACTTAT GGTTTTAGAAAGATTGATCCCGATGTATGGGAGTTTGCGAATGAAGCGTTTGTGAGAGGCCAAAAACACATTTTGAAGAATATCAAGAGACGAAGATCACTTAGTTCACAGTCGTTTTCACAACAAACTCTTGCGTCCACTTCTGAAAGTGGAACATTTAGTTTTGATGACGTTGGTCGTTTAAAGCACGAAAAACAAGTACTCATGATGGAATTAGTGAAgctcaaacaacaacaacaaaacactCGAGCGCAACTTCAAGCTATGGAGCTAAAGTTACAAGGAACAGAGAAAAAGCAGCAAAAGATGATGAATTTTCTAGCGAAAGCTTTGCAAAATCCCGAATTCGTTCAGAAATTAGTTCTTTACGGTGAGAAAAATCAACTTCAAGAAGCTATTATGAACCAAAGTGGTGAATCGAGCGGGTCAAAGGTTATTAAAGCTGAACCTGAAGATTATGTGGATCAACCCGAACCGTTTCAAGTGTCGGAGCTCGAGGCACTTGCGTTAGAAATTCAAGGGTTTGGTAGATTTAAGAGAAATCAAGAAGAAAAACGTAACGATCTTGATTTTGACGTTGGGGTTAAAGAACTTGATGATGAATTTTGGGAAGAGTTATTTAGTGAACGATGTGATGAACAATCTGTTGATGATGTGAACTTTTTGGCTGAAAAGTTGGATATTTTGGGTTCAAATCCTAAGTAA